A genomic region of Caenorhabditis elegans chromosome V contains the following coding sequences:
- the abhd-12 gene encoding Serine aminopeptidase S33 domain-containing protein (Confirmed by transcript evidence) produces the protein MLGYFIVLIQPLLLCITILVLSIVIFLPILVYFLPRYTQFIFFLNFRRLPNTDYNDLASNNVKSIGRSLHLPGKSGRIGVWHILPNKLSLEWRTEGKHPTERDFDDMMRDSENQIIFYAHGNSFDRTFYHRVEMYNLLSDCNYHVVCFDYRGYGDSEGTPTEKGIVEDTKTVYEWLKENCGKTPVIVWGHSMGTGVSCKLVQDLSREQQPPCGLILESPFNNLKDAVTNHPIFTVFSWMNDFMVDHIIIRPLNSVGLTMRSDKRIRLVSCPIIILHAEDDKILPVKLGRALYEAAKDAERDIKIREFSSDYGLGHKFICRYPELPEIIEEFVGSVTPPSTLIASS, from the exons ATGCTAGGCTATTTTAT tgtACTTATTCAACCGCTACTACTCTGTATCACAATTCTAGTCCTCTCAATTGTCATCTTCCTTCCAATACTGGTATATTTTCTTCCACGCTACACACAGTTCATcttctttctcaatttcc GACGTCTGCCGAACACCGATTACAATGATTTGGCGTCGAACAACGTTAAATCAATCGGAAGATCTCTTCATTTGCCTGGAAAAAGTGGAAGGATTGGTGTTTGGCACATTCTGCCCAACAAATTGAGTTTAGAATGGAGAACAGAAGGAAAACATCCGACAGAGAGAGATTTTGACGATATGATGAGGGATTCAGAGAATCA aattatctTCTACGCTCATGGAAACTCGTTCGATCGCACATTCTACCATCGTGTGGAAATGTACAATTTGCTCAGTGATTGTAATTATCATGTCGTCTGTTTCGATTATCGAGGATATGGAGATTCAGAAGGAACACCAACCGAAAAAGGAATTGTTGAAGATACAAAAACAGTATACGAATGGCTGAAGGAGAATTGCGGGAAGACGCCTGTTATTGTATGGGGTCATTCGATGGGAACTGG tgtctCCTGCAAGTTGGTGCAAGATCTTTCAAGAGAACAGCAACCACCGTGCGGTTTAATCCTCGAATCGCCATTCAACAATTTGAAGGATGCCGTAACAAATCATCCGATCTTCACAGTGTTTAGCTGGATGAATGACTTCATGGTAGATCACATCATCATTCGACCGCTCAACAGTGTCGGCCTCACTATGCGTTCTGACAAACGCATCAGATT AGTATCGTGTCCAATAATCATCCTCCACGCCGAGGACGACAAAATTCTTCCTGTGAAGCTGGGAAGAGCGTTGTACGAAGCGGCAAAAGATGCCGAGAGGGATATCAAAATTCGAGAGTTTTCATCAGATTATGGTCTTGGTCATAAATTCATTTGTCGATATCCTGAGCTTCCCGAAATTATCGAAGAATTCGTCGGGAGTGTCACTCCGCCATCCACGTTAATCGCATCATCATAA
- the Y97E10AR.2 gene encoding Gamma-glutamyltransferase (Confirmed by transcript evidence), whose protein sequence is MRPRKLRHRPSDELIDIRERGLPWLFSVFVVLFLLLTILLFYFIFTTRDVYLSQKQALEEEDIKKKEVAAHTKQESEEDDETWKEHTRRKGKGKSAEEKVHVDPTTIPSTTTSSTTTTTTTTTTEEPTTTTSPIATTTTSTSTTTTETPTTSEATTHEPTASTELPPPDAPNDYIDSEEAQNISASQESGETTDVLLELEDDNIEDVQVEEYEETTKSPTVSTSTSEPMAAAPITDAPKTENVSRNYTRIIWDRRTVRSSSEKFSKFAIISHHEDCSEIGKKIHETGGNAVDAMVATEFCISAVHPHTTGPGFGAVIVLHSKKKNGTFVIDGRERAPKNANKNTFVINPTIAHIGYSSMGVPGWISVLWTAYKQFGSGKIVWKSLIEPTIELLKTNRVRIDRLLGQAFESRRNHILHEKSFDNWLSQATREGAVLRNEQYEDFLKLLKESVHAEHDFYGGQFVKIIVEEMKSRGGLISRQDLESYSCIVTRAETLSIGDHFLVGPHLPYHFPILGKVFQNITESFPSNPEYILEYYVDFVKLLQKANIMKHFVGDDLFEPEVKPKIDEWTTPVQFKAEEQVEQNQSKKKPISFSRVQSSDEEGNSVNFMSTNNVPFPNSLWIILGYTLNQLTKY, encoded by the exons ATGCGACCTCGTAAATTAAGACATCGGCCTTCGGATGAGCTCATCGATATTCGAGAAag AGGTCTTCCATGGCTCTTCTCGGTGTTTGTTGTTTTATTCCTACTGCTGACCATActcttgttttattttattttcacaactCGAGATGTTTATTTGTCACAAAAACAGGCACTAGAAGAGGAGGATATTAAGAAGAAAGAAGTTGCAGCACATACAAAACAGGAAAGCGAAGAGGATGATGAGACGTGGAAAGAGCACACAAGGAggaaaggaaaaggaaaatcaGCTGAGGAGAAAGTACATGTTGAT CCTACGACCATACCCTCTACAACCACATCTTCTACAACTACAACAACTACAACCACGACCACAGAAGAG ccTACTACTACAACTAGCCCAATAGCAACAACAACTACATCAACTTCTACAACAACGACCGAAACTCCAACAACATCTGAAGCCACAACCCATGAGCCTACTGCTTCCACCGAGCTACCACCACCCGATGCGCCAAATGATTATATTGATTCAGAAGAAGCACAAAACATTTCTGCGTCTCAGGAATCTGGCGAAACCACGGATGTGTTATTGGAATTGGAAGATGATAATATTGAGGATGTTCAGGTTGAAGAGTACGAAGAAACTACAAAGTCTCCAACTGTTTCCACATCAACATCTGAGCCCATGGCAGCTGCCCCCATCACAGATGctccaaaaactgaaaacgttTCAAGAAACTATACCAGAATTATTTGGGATCGTCGCACAGTTCGAAGcagctctgaaaaattctcaaagttCGCTATCATCTCCCATCATGAAGATTGCAGTGAAATTGGAAA AAAAATCCACGAAACTGGTGGAAACGCTGTTGATGCAATGGTTGCGACAGAATTTTGTATATCGGCTGTTCATCCGCACACTACAGGACCGGGTTTTGGAGCTGTTATAGTACTTCACTCAAA aaagaaaaacgGAACTTTTGTAATCGATGGAAGAGAGCGTGCTCCAAAGAATGCGAACAAAAATACGTTTGTAATAAATCCCACAATTGCACATATTGGATACTCATCAATGGGTGTTCCTGGTTGGATTTCAGTTTTATGGACTGCTTACAAACAATTTGGAAGTGGGAAGATAGTATGGAAATCTTTGATCGAACCAACTatagaacttttgaaaacaaatcgaGTGAGAATCGATCGACTGCTGGGGCAAGCGTTTGAATCTCGAAGGAACCATATACTccatgaaaaaagtttcgacaACTGGCTGAGTCAGGCAACTAGAGAAGGAGCTGTACTTCGAAATGAGCAATATGAAGATTTCCTGAAACTGTTAAAAGAGTCTGTACATgctgaacacgatttttaTGGAgggcaatttgtcaaaattattgTGGAAGAAATGAAGAGCAGAGGAGGTCTGATATCAAGACAAGATCTCGAGAGTTATAGTTGTATTGTAACAAGAGCTGAAACTCTCTCTATTGGAGATCATTTTCTCGTGGGACCGCATCTTCCCTATCATTTCCCAATTcttggaaaagtttttcaaaatatcaccGAATCATTTCCATCAAACCCAGAatatattttggaatattatGTGGACTTTGTAAAACTGCTTCAAAAAGCCAACATTATGAAACACTTTGTCGGAGATGACCTTTTCGAACCAGAAGTTAAACCAAAAATAGATGAATGGACGACTCCCGTACAGTTTAAAGCTGAAGAGCAAGTTGaacaaaatcaatcaaaa AAGAAGCCCATCTCGTTCTCCAGGGTCCAGAGTTCAGACGAAGAAGGGAACTCTGTAAACTTTATGTCAACGAATAATGTTCC CTTCCCCAACTCTCTCTGGATCATCCTCGGATATACCCTCAATCAATTGACCAAGTATTAG
- the ceh-76 gene encoding Homeobox domain-containing protein (Confirmed by transcript evidence), which translates to MSSSYTISTIPYLQLPNNFSRFDLQNSTFSYDPIKYCKLDFDVEKSLRSFNQLPVLSPTFTQCYFQVLPTVNDRKIKMEQHLPRRRTTREFEIDVDFYKTKSSELLNPLEPSLHFLAPKDQYPYSSDRQITLQKRNTQAAIKRIPSKKNKCQDVRNRKSVRFSDAQINKMTMFFDTNKVPSVKSYEDVANAVGLDENQVKRWFSKMRRIAKYSKQINE; encoded by the exons ATGTCTTCCAGCTATACAATTTCTACAATACCGTATCTTCAATTGCCTAACAATTTCAGTAGGTTTGATTTACAAAACTCTACATTCAG TTATGATCCCATAAAATATTGTAAACTGGATTTTGACGTGGAGAAGTCGCTAAGATCATTTAATCAGCTGCCTGTATTAAGTCCAACTTTTACACAATGCTATTTTCAAGTTCTTCCTACGGTTAACGATAGAAAGATCAAGATGGAACAACATTTGCCTAGAAGGAGAACTACCAG aGAGTTTGAAATTGATGTAGACTTTTATAAAACGAAATCATCAGAATTGTTAAATCCTCTTGAGCcttctcttcattttcttgcACCTAAAGATCAATATCCTTATTCTTCTGATAGACAAATTACACTACAAAAACG TAATACTCAAGCTGCAATCAAACGAATTCCtagtaaaaaaaacaagtgtCAAGATGTGAGAAATAGGAAATCTGTTCGATTTTCTGACGCccaaattaataaaatgacAATGTTTTTCGACACAAACAAAGTACCAAGTGTCAAATCCTACGAAGATGTCGCTAATGCCGTTGGACTGGATGAAAATCAA GTGAAACGGTGGTTTTCAAAGATGAGAAGAATTGCCAAGTACTCCAAACAAATAAATGAATGA
- the F26D11.1 gene encoding Gluconokinase (Confirmed by transcript evidence) produces MSNINTIYIMGVSGCGKSTVGKALSEKLRRPFKDGDTFHSPENVEKMKAGTPLNDSDRLPWLQAINNYARLNQGYVIACSALKRRYRSILCEHLPNGASGRAVFILLNLKREVLQQRVNSRPGHFMPSTLLDSQLATLELPSPDESNIVTVDANSENVDQIVDTIVKTLALICE; encoded by the exons ATGTCAAAcattaat acaataTACATAATGGGTGTCAGTGGATGCGGTAAAAGTACTGTTGGAAAAGCTCTTTCTGAGAAGCTCAGACGGCCATTCAAAGATGGTGATACTTTCCATTCACCTGAAAATGTAGAGAAAATGAAAGCCGGCACACCACTGAATGATTCTGATAGACTTCCATGGCTTCAAGCTATTAACAACTACGCAAGACTCAATCAAGGATACGTTATCGCTTGTTCTGCGCTTAAAAGACGTTATAGATCCATTCTTTGTGAACATCTTCCCAATGGAGCCAGCGGAAGAGCTGTTTTCATTCTGTTGAATTTAAAAAG ggAAGTTCTTCAGCAACGCGTGAATTCCCGTCCCGGACACTTCATGCCATCTACTTTACTTGATAGTCAGCTGGCTACACTTGAACTTCCGAGTCCCGATGAATCAAATATCGTCACTGTTGATGCGAATAGTGAAAATGTGGATCAAATTGTTGATACAATTGTAAAGACTCTGGCATTGATTTGTGAATGA
- the Y97E10AL.1 gene encoding Protein stum homolog (Confirmed by transcript evidence), translated as MIQNVTDGMANILQTSEKVRGWKLVQKTVPRIIEYGRSEGILQVNVQSNAFNISGIVIAAQEEAHTQKEPKSGDKVNLPTNDITTMHEAIPFLPVPVAITCLLFNIFIPGSGTILSGFFALCMGQPRINLKEGRKLITLVVNLLVGISQFFTITFLFVGWFWSIAWGGLLIIHSMQYREALQQRRQEAVATAAIEALTKDSILHRRDVKTLVKSHKKSKK; from the exons ATGATACAAAATGTTACGGATGGGATGGCCAATATACTTCAAACTT cagaaaaagTTCGTGGCTGGAAATTGGTTCAAAAAACGGTTCCGCGAATAATCGAATATGGTCGATCAGAGGGTATTCTACAAGTTAATGTTCAATCAAATGCATTTAATATATCTGGAATAGTAATAGCTGCACAAGAAGAAGCTCACACTCAAAAAGAACCGAAATCGGGTGACAAA GTCAACTTGCCAACAAATGATATAACCACAATGCATGAGGCAATACCATTTCTTCCTGTTCCAGTTGCAATTACATGCTtattattcaatattttcatacCCGGTTCTG GTACGATATTATCCGGATTCTTTGCATTATGCATGGGACAGCCTCGAATTAACTTGAAAGAGGGACGAAAACTTATAACTCTTGTAGTTAATTTATTGGTTGGAATATCACAGTTTTTTACGATAACATTTCTGTTTGTTGGATGGTTTTGGTCAATTGCGTGGGGAGGATTGTTGATTATTCATTCAA TGCAATACCGTGAAGCACTTCAACAACGTCGACAAGAAGCTGTAGCTACAGCTGCCATTGAAGCACTTACCAAAGATTCAATCCTTCACAGAAGAGATGTCAAGACACTTGTTAAAtctcacaaaaaatcgaaaaaatag
- the Y97E10AR.2 gene encoding Gamma-glutamyltransferase (Confirmed by transcript evidence) has protein sequence MRPRKLRHRPSDELIDIRERGLPWLFSVFVVLFLLLTILLFYFIFTTRDVYLSQKQALEEEDIKKKEVAAHTKQESEEDDETWKEHTRRKGKGKSAEEKVHVDIVPIMSRKTGEPDKPSLLDSSINATLVVPPNSTIIIDTETTTTFTTTTEKPTTIPSTTTSSTTTTTTTTTTEEPTTTTSPIATTTTSTSTTTTETPTTSEATTHEPTASTELPPPDAPNDYIDSEEAQNISASQESGETTDVLLELEDDNIEDVQVEEYEETTKSPTVSTSTSEPMAAAPITDAPKTENVSRNYTRIIWDRRTVRSSSEKFSKFAIISHHEDCSEIGKKIHETGGNAVDAMVATEFCISAVHPHTTGPGFGAVIVLHSKKKNGTFVIDGRERAPKNANKNTFVINPTIAHIGYSSMGVPGWISVLWTAYKQFGSGKIVWKSLIEPTIELLKTNRVRIDRLLGQAFESRRNHILHEKSFDNWLSQATREGAVLRNEQYEDFLKLLKESVHAEHDFYGGQFVKIIVEEMKSRGGLISRQDLESYSCIVTRAETLSIGDHFLVGPHLPYHFPILGKVFQNITESFPSNPEYILEYYVDFVKLLQKANIMKHFVGDDLFEPEVKPKIDEWTTPVQFKAEEQVEQNQSKKKPISFSRVQSSDEEGNSVNFMSTNNVP, from the exons ATGCGACCTCGTAAATTAAGACATCGGCCTTCGGATGAGCTCATCGATATTCGAGAAag AGGTCTTCCATGGCTCTTCTCGGTGTTTGTTGTTTTATTCCTACTGCTGACCATActcttgttttattttattttcacaactCGAGATGTTTATTTGTCACAAAAACAGGCACTAGAAGAGGAGGATATTAAGAAGAAAGAAGTTGCAGCACATACAAAACAGGAAAGCGAAGAGGATGATGAGACGTGGAAAGAGCACACAAGGAggaaaggaaaaggaaaatcaGCTGAGGAGAAAGTACATGTTGAT ATTGTGCCCATAATGAGTCGGAAAACTGGGGAGCCGGATAAACCGTCTTTATTGGACTCAAGCATCAATGCAACTTTAGTCGTTCCTCCAAATTCCACAATTATTATTGATACTGAAACGACTACAACTTTTACAACTACAACAGAAAAA CCTACGACCATACCCTCTACAACCACATCTTCTACAACTACAACAACTACAACCACGACCACAGAAGAG ccTACTACTACAACTAGCCCAATAGCAACAACAACTACATCAACTTCTACAACAACGACCGAAACTCCAACAACATCTGAAGCCACAACCCATGAGCCTACTGCTTCCACCGAGCTACCACCACCCGATGCGCCAAATGATTATATTGATTCAGAAGAAGCACAAAACATTTCTGCGTCTCAGGAATCTGGCGAAACCACGGATGTGTTATTGGAATTGGAAGATGATAATATTGAGGATGTTCAGGTTGAAGAGTACGAAGAAACTACAAAGTCTCCAACTGTTTCCACATCAACATCTGAGCCCATGGCAGCTGCCCCCATCACAGATGctccaaaaactgaaaacgttTCAAGAAACTATACCAGAATTATTTGGGATCGTCGCACAGTTCGAAGcagctctgaaaaattctcaaagttCGCTATCATCTCCCATCATGAAGATTGCAGTGAAATTGGAAA AAAAATCCACGAAACTGGTGGAAACGCTGTTGATGCAATGGTTGCGACAGAATTTTGTATATCGGCTGTTCATCCGCACACTACAGGACCGGGTTTTGGAGCTGTTATAGTACTTCACTCAAA aaagaaaaacgGAACTTTTGTAATCGATGGAAGAGAGCGTGCTCCAAAGAATGCGAACAAAAATACGTTTGTAATAAATCCCACAATTGCACATATTGGATACTCATCAATGGGTGTTCCTGGTTGGATTTCAGTTTTATGGACTGCTTACAAACAATTTGGAAGTGGGAAGATAGTATGGAAATCTTTGATCGAACCAACTatagaacttttgaaaacaaatcgaGTGAGAATCGATCGACTGCTGGGGCAAGCGTTTGAATCTCGAAGGAACCATATACTccatgaaaaaagtttcgacaACTGGCTGAGTCAGGCAACTAGAGAAGGAGCTGTACTTCGAAATGAGCAATATGAAGATTTCCTGAAACTGTTAAAAGAGTCTGTACATgctgaacacgatttttaTGGAgggcaatttgtcaaaattattgTGGAAGAAATGAAGAGCAGAGGAGGTCTGATATCAAGACAAGATCTCGAGAGTTATAGTTGTATTGTAACAAGAGCTGAAACTCTCTCTATTGGAGATCATTTTCTCGTGGGACCGCATCTTCCCTATCATTTCCCAATTcttggaaaagtttttcaaaatatcaccGAATCATTTCCATCAAACCCAGAatatattttggaatattatGTGGACTTTGTAAAACTGCTTCAAAAAGCCAACATTATGAAACACTTTGTCGGAGATGACCTTTTCGAACCAGAAGTTAAACCAAAAATAGATGAATGGACGACTCCCGTACAGTTTAAAGCTGAAGAGCAAGTTGaacaaaatcaatcaaaa AAGAAGCCCATCTCGTTCTCCAGGGTCCAGAGTTCAGACGAAGAAGGGAACTCTGTAAACTTTATGTCAACGAATAATGTTCCGTAA
- the natb-1 gene encoding N-alpha-acetyltransferase 20 (Confirmed by transcript evidence): MTTLRPFDVMDMFKFNNVNLDINTETYGFQFYLHYMMNYPEYYQVAEHPNGEIMAYVMGKIEGRDTNWHGHVTALSVAPNFRRLGLAAYMMEFLERTSEARRAYFVDLFVRVSNKIAIELYKKLGYVVYRQIIGYYTGDRDEDAFDMRKSLSRDPEKKAMVPLNYLVHSRDVD, encoded by the exons ATGACAACTCTCCGGCCATTCGACGTTATGGATATGTTCAAGTTCAATAACGTGAACTTGGATATCAACACTGAAACG taTGGCTTCCAATTTTACCTGCACTATATGATGAACTATCCGGAGTATTACCAAGTTGCTGAACATCCAAACGGGGAAATTATGGCCTAtg tcatgGGAAAAATCGAAGGACGCGACACCAATTGGCACGGACATGTAACTGCTCTCTCTGTGGCTCCAAATTTTCGTCGATTGGGACTAGCCGCCTACATGATGGAGTTCTTGGAACGTACTTCTGAAGC TCGTAGAGCATATTTCGTCGATCTGTTTGTTCGTGTTTCGAACAAGATCGCCATCGAATTGTATAAGAAGCTTGGATATGTCGTCTACCGGCAAATTATTGGATACTACACTGGAGATAGGGACGAAGATGCTTTTGATATGCGGAAGTCGCTTTCTCGCGATCCTGAAAAGAAAGCGATGGTTCCTTTGAATTATCTCGTGCACAGTAGAGACGTGGATTAA
- the Y97E10AR.8 gene encoding ARID domain-containing protein (Confirmed by transcript evidence), translated as MAHTSEVADGLAGGVRYTLEDDELTWNFLYQFTRDPEQDFVEKFRGPPLFSMKLWQKFIDETGSQKTWKQLANRYRSLIKHLGNQENLGIFAGKDHRSANWRSEEG; from the exons ATGGCACATACCAGTGAAGTGGCAGATGGACTTGCGGGAGGCGTTAGATATACGCTTGAAGATGATGAACTGACGTGGAATTTCTTGTATCAATTCACTCGTGATCCCGAACaggattttgttgaaaaattccgagGACCTCCTCTGTTTTCGATGAAGTTATGGCAAAAGTTTATTGATGAGACAGGTTCGCAGAAAACATGGAAACAACTGGCAAATCG ataCAGAAGTCTGATCAAACATCTtggaaatcaagaaaatctgGGAATTTTTGCTGGGAAAGATCACCGATCCGCAAACTGGAGAAGTGAAGAAGGATGA
- the Y97E10AR.1 gene encoding BTB domain-containing protein (Confirmed by transcript evidence) — protein sequence MIRQEPKAYFLYENVDLSSFSELEPACKELDFAAFEDIHASCLLRITNTADLEVRLRRDGPPNDQWLAKGVMKVILWNEHFEIDGSYPATWCNEKPFHLVDLMSRKSLKSEIGAEMFNVEISIKFDKWEGLKVLKLFQFDHQYLDSDLNINVQGENFYMRSKTLFKEVPALQEYLEQNFEPGTKKYMMHELNGQRSIKAFRTLLQVSFRCSFITNIHEVGEVLTLAYRFEYPELKKKCEYYLISEPESDWFQKLVFADLYELPLLRTHVLNNTIGLAQIWRNLHLHRFLSTETIRAITCKAIELKNQKNFGDGPSTGWAKLDLHTITENRWERLKRVPICIAAPEPDVTARVEKFESTFMPKHFGVELITPEFSFVEKCLNLFTYKVQLGPDHRLLFKLDWNNIQTDNFVWSATANVFIRLQYQGSQKFEISERVIFDYDHQSIFFDGLHIQNVFPGGVEHLLDGLGNNPTLPKIEIMVVVDKIRGLELTPFDPSLDSDEEMDDEWILQPSRTSPIVCCGKYLYVDKEVLRKQSRVFSKIFEQTYEPITIPLTFDKFEAFSSLLEFLHGEDIYFNYNNVFKIIELARAFDADDILEQAIDWIFNEPQNGKLEKLEFSERYAIPELQKVITDNILDLDELFQIMKHPAKLSRRLLQILQDRMINLPIPADEEKEFE from the exons ATGATCCGGCAGGAGCCGAAGGCTTATTTCCTCTACGAAAACGTAGATCTCAGCTCTTTCAGTGAGCTGGAACCTGCCTGCAAGGAACTGGATTTTGCCGCTTTTGAAGATATCCATGC ttcatgCCTTCTCCGCATTACGAATACTGCCGACCTTGAAGTTCGGCTTCGTCGTGATGGTCCTCCAAATGATCAATGGCTTGCCAAAGGTGTTATGAAGGTTATTTTATGGAATGAACACTTTGAAATTGATGGTTCATATCCAGCTACATGGTGCAATGAAAAACCGTTTCATTTGGTCGATCTAATGAGccgaaaatctttgaaatctgaaatcggggctgaaatgttcaatgtggaaatttcgattaaatTTGACAAGTGGGAAGGACTTAAAGTGCtgaaacttttccaattcGATCATCAATACTTGGATTCCGACCTGAATATCAATGTTCAAGGGGAGAATTTTTACATGAGATCCAAG acactgTTCAAAGAAGTTCCTGCGCTTCAAGAGTATCTAGAACAGAACTTTGAACCGGGAACAAAGAAATATATGATGCATGAACTGAACGGACAGAGAAGCATCAAAGCATTCAGAACTTTGCTTCAAGTATCCTTCCGATGCAGCTTCATCACCAACA tacacGAAGTTGGAGAAGTTCTTACTTTGGCTTACCGTTTTGAGTATCCCGAATTGAAGAAGAAATGTGAATATTATTTGATCAGTGAGCCAGAAAGTGATTGGTTCCAGAAACTTGTTTTTGCGGATCTTTATGAACTTCCATTGCTGAGA ACCCATGTCCTAAATAACACTATCGGCCTTGCACAAATCTGGCGAAACCTACATCTTCACAGATTTCTCTCCACAGAAACGATTCGAGCAATCACTTGCAAAGCTATTGAactcaaaaaccaaaagaatTTTGGAGATGGTCCATCTACTGGATGGGCAAAACTTGATCTGCACACAATAACTGAAAACCGCTGGGAGCGTCTGAAACGAGTTCCGATCTGTATTGCAGCTCCTGAACCAGATGTGACTGCTCGagttgaaaagtttgagaGTACTTTTATGCCGAAACACTTCGGAGTTGAGCTTATCACCCCAGAGTTTTcatttgtggaaaaatgtttgaa TCTATTCACATACAAAGTTCAACTTGGCCCCGACCATCGCCTTCTCTTCAAACTTGATTGGAATAATATTCAAACTGATAACTTCGTCTGGTCAGCTACTGCAAACGTTTTCATCCGTCTTCAATATCAAGgatctcaaaaattcgaaatatccGAAAGAGTCATATTTGATTATGATcatcaatcaattttcttcgatGGACTTCACATTCAAAATGTGTTCCCAGGAGGTGTGGAGCATCTATTGGATGGATTGGGAAATAATCCAACACTACCGAAAATAGAAATTATGGTTGTTGTAGACAAGATCAGGGGATTGGAGCTGACTCCATTCGATCCATCCTTGGATTCAGATGAAGAAATGGATGATGAGTGGATCCTTCAGCCGTCTAGAACCTCTCCAATCGTTTGTTGTGGAAAGTATCTCTACGTTGATAAGGAG GTACTCCGCAAGCAATCTCGCGTGTTCTCAAAGATCTTTGAGCAAACTTATGAACCCATTACCATTCCACTGACGTTTGACAAGTTTGAAGCATTTTCCAGTTTATTGGAATTCCTTCACGGTGAAGATATCTACTTCAATTATAATAACGTCTTCAAAATCATTGAATTGGCACGTGCTTTCGATGCCGATGATATTCTCGAGCAGGCTATTGATTGGATTTTCAATGAGCCGCAAAATGGAAAGCTTGAGAAGTTGGAATTTTCTGAGAGATATGCAATTCCAGAACTTCAAAAAGTCATTACTGATAATATTCTTGATCTTGatgaattgtttcaaataatgaAACATCCGGCGAAACTTAGTCGTCGCTTACTTCAAATTCTTCAAGATCGTATGATCAATCTTCCAATTCCAGCTGACGAAGAAAAAGAATTTGAATAG